In Desulfomonile tiedjei DSM 6799, a genomic segment contains:
- a CDS encoding lysylphosphatidylglycerol synthase transmembrane domain-containing protein, whose amino-acid sequence MQNKAVSQSNEPVQAQDSPDNSSFSYQRVIRSILLLTLAGVVFYAGATIAGDYTAISQALAGFPAQSLALVLVLVLVGWFLRGWRFHYYLRSNHADVPFAYSLASFLAGFALTATPGKLGEAVKGVFLKQDYGVPVTQVMGIVMMERLMDLAGVLLLASFSVFLFKGWEHLFFLCAAAIVVGGAFLCMESLYKPVLERLAKLPVLSRICDKILIILETGRSLMTVRIFIVGLVVSTISWGMESLSLYVIFQGFQLKSTLLEANFAYCISTLAGALTMLPGGVVTTEGTMVGVLHYMGITYSQGLPAVLLIRLCTLWFAVAVGAGFMALLMARNSRSKK is encoded by the coding sequence ATGCAGAACAAAGCTGTCTCTCAATCGAATGAACCGGTCCAAGCGCAGGACTCACCGGACAATAGCTCTTTTTCGTATCAACGGGTAATCAGATCCATACTGCTGCTGACTCTGGCGGGCGTCGTCTTCTATGCGGGAGCGACAATAGCCGGAGATTATACGGCCATTTCTCAAGCACTGGCCGGTTTTCCTGCGCAATCACTGGCGCTTGTGCTGGTGCTGGTCCTAGTGGGCTGGTTTTTGAGAGGATGGCGTTTTCATTATTATCTACGGAGCAACCATGCTGACGTTCCGTTTGCCTATTCCCTGGCATCGTTTCTCGCAGGGTTTGCTCTCACTGCTACTCCCGGAAAGCTCGGGGAGGCGGTAAAGGGTGTCTTTCTGAAACAGGATTATGGCGTTCCCGTGACGCAGGTAATGGGAATAGTCATGATGGAGAGATTGATGGATCTCGCCGGAGTATTGCTGCTCGCGTCGTTTTCCGTATTTCTCTTCAAAGGTTGGGAACACCTCTTTTTCCTCTGTGCCGCAGCAATCGTTGTCGGTGGCGCCTTCTTATGCATGGAAAGCCTGTACAAACCCGTGTTGGAGCGGCTCGCAAAACTGCCAGTGCTGTCTCGAATTTGCGACAAGATCCTTATCATTCTCGAAACAGGCCGGAGCCTCATGACTGTCAGAATCTTCATTGTGGGGTTGGTGGTTTCCACCATCTCTTGGGGGATGGAATCGCTTTCCCTGTACGTCATCTTTCAAGGATTCCAGCTCAAGTCTACCTTGCTGGAAGCGAACTTTGCATACTGTATCTCAACCCTTGCAGGAGCACTGACCATGCTGCCCGGAGGGGTCGTTACCACAGAAGGAACCATGGTGGGCGTACTCCACTATATGGGAATCACCTATTCCCAGGGATTGCCCGCGGTGCTACTCATTCGATTGTGTACGCTGTGGTTTGCGGTTGCCGTGGGAGCAGGCTTCATGGCCCTGCTTATGGCCAGGAACAGCCGTTCAAAGAAGTAA
- a CDS encoding DUF5989 family protein — protein sequence MSLVKEFWDFLKVRKKFWLAPILVVLVILSAFIILAASSPVAAPFIYTLF from the coding sequence ATGTCCCTGGTAAAAGAATTCTGGGATTTTCTCAAGGTGCGCAAGAAATTCTGGCTGGCACCGATTCTGGTGGTTCTGGTAATACTCTCTGCCTTTATAATACTCGCGGCAAGCTCGCCAGTGGCAGCACCGTTTATCTACACACTGTTCTAA
- a CDS encoding SxtJ family membrane protein: MNIIQEIREEVRAAWKEPSSRDLTILAGLFLVIPAVIGSYLLFWKGSANGWIWIVAGVVLALCRLIPPLFRGIYRVWIQLSVVLGYFISRIILTLVFFLVITPTGLFMKLVGKDPMERKLDPLAPTYWKAKEQEPNPSIERYERQF, translated from the coding sequence ATGAATATTATCCAAGAAATCAGGGAAGAAGTAAGAGCGGCATGGAAAGAGCCCAGCAGCCGTGATCTCACCATTCTGGCTGGACTGTTTCTGGTAATCCCCGCGGTCATCGGGAGCTATTTGCTTTTCTGGAAAGGTTCCGCAAATGGCTGGATCTGGATCGTTGCAGGAGTGGTCCTTGCGCTGTGCCGATTGATACCACCATTATTCCGAGGAATATACCGGGTGTGGATTCAGTTATCCGTTGTGCTCGGGTACTTTATATCGCGAATCATTTTGACTCTGGTCTTCTTTTTAGTTATCACTCCGACAGGTCTGTTCATGAAACTTGTCGGCAAAGATCCCATGGAACGAAAACTCGACCCTCTGGCGCCGACGTACTGGAAGGCAAAGGAACAAGAGCCGAACCCCAGTATTGAGAGATACGAGAGACAATTTTAG
- a CDS encoding carbamoyltransferase family protein — MNILGISAYYHDSAACLVRDGIIVSAAQQERFTRIKHDHAFPKDAIDYCLKEAGITAQELDYVAFYDKPLIKFERILETYISYAPRGWTSFLMAMPSWLKQKLHLPTLIRKNLDYEGKILFPEHHESHAASAFFPSPFERAAFLTMDGVGEWTTTSYGVGAGNKIRIDSEIQFPHSLGLLYSAFTYFTGFKVNSGEYKVMGLAPYGEPKYVDAILKELIDLKEDGSFKLNMDYFTYPYGLTMTGAAFERLFDGPARKPEAKLTQREMDLAKSVQVVTEEVMIRTARHIKRVTGEKYLCLAGGVALNCVGNGRILREGPFDDLWIQPAAGDAGGALGAALFVWHQLLNNERTADDRMDKQVGSYLGPAYDEAQIREFLEKHGYPYEYMGNGQMPSRVANLIAEGKVIGWFQGRMEFGPRALGSRSIIGDARNPQMQSQMNLKIKYRESFRPFAPSILAEDVQRFFELDRPSPYMLLVANVDEKIRRKMTDNEQQLWGIDKLNVARSEIPAITHVDYSARIQTVHKETNPLYHEMIAAFREKTGCPVIVNTSFNVRGEPIVMSPEHAYLCFMRTEMDYLVLGSFLLDKKEQPELKGDSDWRSQFELD, encoded by the coding sequence ATGAATATTCTCGGAATTTCAGCATATTATCATGACAGTGCAGCCTGTCTCGTGAGAGACGGGATCATTGTCTCAGCCGCTCAACAGGAACGATTTACCCGGATCAAGCACGATCACGCCTTTCCCAAAGATGCGATTGACTATTGCTTGAAAGAGGCTGGAATTACGGCTCAGGAACTGGACTATGTCGCTTTTTACGACAAGCCGTTGATTAAATTCGAGCGAATCCTGGAAACGTATATCTCTTATGCTCCGCGGGGATGGACATCATTCCTCATGGCTATGCCGTCGTGGCTCAAACAGAAGCTCCATTTGCCCACCCTCATACGGAAGAACCTGGATTACGAAGGGAAAATACTATTTCCCGAACACCACGAATCCCATGCTGCAAGCGCTTTCTTTCCATCGCCATTCGAAAGAGCCGCTTTCCTCACCATGGACGGTGTGGGAGAGTGGACCACAACGAGCTACGGCGTAGGCGCAGGCAATAAAATTCGGATCGATTCGGAAATCCAATTTCCCCATTCCCTGGGTCTCCTGTACTCCGCTTTCACGTATTTCACTGGTTTCAAAGTCAACTCCGGCGAATATAAGGTAATGGGACTTGCCCCTTATGGAGAGCCCAAATATGTAGACGCGATCCTGAAAGAGTTGATCGACCTCAAAGAAGATGGATCGTTCAAACTCAATATGGATTACTTCACCTATCCGTACGGGCTTACCATGACCGGTGCGGCCTTTGAGAGACTCTTCGACGGCCCTGCACGAAAACCTGAAGCGAAGCTTACCCAAAGGGAGATGGATCTGGCCAAATCCGTGCAGGTGGTGACAGAAGAAGTCATGATCCGAACTGCCCGGCACATCAAAAGGGTCACCGGCGAAAAGTATCTTTGTCTCGCGGGAGGTGTGGCTCTGAACTGTGTGGGCAATGGCCGTATTCTGCGGGAAGGTCCTTTTGACGATCTGTGGATCCAGCCTGCTGCAGGGGATGCTGGAGGGGCTTTGGGAGCAGCTCTTTTTGTCTGGCATCAGCTCCTGAATAATGAGAGAACTGCAGATGACAGAATGGATAAGCAGGTCGGCTCTTACCTTGGACCGGCTTATGACGAGGCTCAGATCAGAGAATTCCTCGAAAAACACGGCTACCCGTACGAGTATATGGGCAACGGTCAGATGCCCTCGAGAGTGGCGAACCTCATTGCCGAAGGTAAAGTCATCGGCTGGTTCCAGGGTAGAATGGAATTCGGTCCACGTGCCCTCGGGTCGCGTTCGATCATCGGCGATGCACGAAATCCCCAGATGCAATCCCAGATGAACTTAAAAATCAAGTATCGGGAGAGCTTTAGACCGTTTGCTCCTTCGATCCTTGCAGAAGACGTGCAGAGATTTTTCGAGCTCGATCGACCTTCTCCCTACATGTTGCTGGTGGCAAACGTGGACGAGAAGATCCGCCGCAAGATGACCGACAACGAACAACAACTCTGGGGTATCGATAAACTGAATGTTGCCAGATCGGAAATCCCGGCCATCACGCACGTCGATTATTCCGCTAGAATTCAAACCGTGCACAAAGAGACTAATCCTCTGTATCACGAGATGATTGCAGCGTTTCGCGAGAAAACCGGTTGCCCGGTAATTGTGAACACTTCATTCAATGTGCGTGGAGAACCTATCGTGATGAGCCCGGAACATGCCTACCTGTGCTTCATGCGTACGGAAATGGATTACCTGGTGCTCGGATCGTTTCTCCTGGATAAAAAGGAGCAACCGGAGCTCAAAGGAGATTCGGATTGGCGCAGCCAATTTGAACTTGATTAG
- a CDS encoding discoidin domain-containing protein, protein MTEKYTQSLVGQAEAELELKKVARETESAAESFQSVQKKSGFLGRYVWPVLRVPLYIVFLIASVVLILLALEKVAYWSLGKTYVSSIYPGNLIMARRDFTMPVSHYDYDFVPGVCLEYNISKGNRYEYANNAGFREPRDIPKEKPADEYRVFLTGGSTAFGMGPVGEAAFAMNNYGIEYRETISHALEMILNATAPIEGKTIKVYNTAVWGHAYQHLLMRYMTKLRDYSPDLVISLDGANELPMISKLTPDWNYFREGQFHNILEEVFAYNGPGLSSYLTLWFKNNSYLVTLFWNGRDLFQELNKGIHMQRGLSETFGTDPFANLSVEEKSRRVDRNIAAVVRVMEDYHAALQNDGIPHIIALQPWFYLSQKQKHEKEQILDSLSGYRTYYGIPSDKMYQLYLERARQSAERTNYFLVDFSDYFDDVTEWVFTDWCHLTPGANFLLAKELANLVKEHIFARPLDETDKIKEKDSFFWDLAASGTVKYAPAPDSSDVGPENVLRGYPGEVLFSARSVKDQPLEMVFDFGEAHTMSRIRVVWADEASVPHEWEMETSLDEKQWEPFVRATSQQTDSFSRWPGFEYYAAKPVQARFVRYKPIRVAERSIRLRSLSVYR, encoded by the coding sequence ATGACCGAGAAGTATACCCAAAGTCTTGTGGGGCAAGCCGAGGCAGAACTGGAGCTGAAAAAAGTCGCACGGGAAACAGAATCCGCTGCTGAGTCTTTTCAATCTGTTCAGAAGAAATCAGGATTTTTGGGCAGGTACGTTTGGCCTGTTCTCAGGGTTCCGTTATATATAGTTTTCTTGATCGCCAGTGTTGTTCTGATTCTGCTCGCTCTGGAAAAAGTGGCTTACTGGTCGTTAGGCAAAACCTACGTCTCCTCGATTTATCCGGGAAACCTCATTATGGCGCGACGGGACTTCACCATGCCCGTATCGCATTACGATTACGATTTTGTCCCCGGAGTCTGCCTTGAGTACAACATCTCCAAGGGAAATCGGTACGAGTATGCAAACAATGCGGGATTTCGCGAGCCACGAGATATTCCCAAAGAAAAACCGGCTGATGAATACCGTGTGTTTCTTACCGGAGGATCGACCGCGTTCGGTATGGGACCCGTGGGTGAAGCCGCATTTGCAATGAATAATTACGGAATCGAATATCGCGAGACTATTTCCCATGCTCTCGAGATGATTCTGAATGCGACTGCTCCCATTGAGGGAAAGACCATCAAGGTATACAACACGGCCGTATGGGGTCACGCGTATCAACACCTCCTCATGCGATACATGACGAAATTAAGGGATTACTCGCCGGATCTCGTGATCTCGCTGGACGGCGCAAACGAATTGCCGATGATCAGTAAACTTACTCCTGACTGGAACTACTTCAGAGAAGGACAATTTCATAATATCCTGGAAGAGGTCTTCGCGTATAACGGGCCGGGGCTTTCTTCATATCTGACGTTGTGGTTCAAGAACAATTCCTATCTCGTGACACTGTTTTGGAACGGAAGAGATCTTTTTCAGGAATTGAACAAAGGCATTCACATGCAAAGAGGGTTGTCCGAGACATTCGGAACCGATCCATTCGCAAATCTTTCCGTGGAAGAGAAATCGAGACGGGTTGATCGCAACATAGCTGCAGTTGTTCGCGTCATGGAGGATTATCACGCAGCGCTTCAGAATGACGGAATACCGCATATCATAGCGCTTCAGCCATGGTTCTACTTGAGCCAAAAGCAGAAGCACGAAAAAGAGCAAATACTCGATTCCCTCAGCGGGTACAGGACATATTACGGGATTCCATCAGACAAAATGTACCAGCTATATCTTGAACGCGCCCGACAGAGCGCTGAAAGAACAAATTATTTTCTGGTGGACTTTTCGGATTATTTTGACGATGTCACGGAGTGGGTCTTCACCGATTGGTGTCATCTTACCCCGGGAGCTAATTTTCTCCTTGCGAAAGAGCTGGCAAATCTCGTAAAAGAGCATATTTTCGCCAGACCTCTGGATGAAACGGATAAAATAAAGGAAAAAGACAGTTTCTTCTGGGATCTGGCAGCGTCCGGCACGGTCAAGTACGCACCTGCTCCGGACAGCTCCGATGTAGGACCGGAAAATGTGCTTCGAGGCTATCCCGGAGAGGTTCTCTTTTCCGCCCGTTCGGTAAAAGACCAGCCACTCGAAATGGTATTCGATTTTGGAGAAGCTCATACCATGAGCAGGATCAGAGTTGTTTGGGCCGATGAAGCATCGGTTCCTCATGAATGGGAAATGGAAACATCTCTGGATGAAAAACAGTGGGAACCGTTTGTGCGAGCGACAAGTCAGCAAACGGACAGTTTTTCCCGTTGGCCGGGTTTCGAATACTATGCAGCTAAACCAGTACAGGCCCGTTTTGTACGATACAAACCAATTCGCGTCGCAGAGCGATCCATTCGACTCCGCTCCCTGAGCGTATATCGGTAG
- a CDS encoding bifunctional metallophosphatase/5'-nucleotidase — MEFCAFFRRPVWCFWLIVVFLGLFVTQGSFASETLNLTILHMNDPHAHYVPKKEKESAMGGFGKALTVMNQVRAANAEQGKETLTFMAGDLLTGTPFSAVFKGSLGVELMNVMGFTAMAVGNHEFDYGQENLMKNLLPKMGFPLLSANIRTSKGDRVFEASITKKFPKSDTRVIIFGLTTKDTPVTTHPRNVEGLIFEDPIKAAKEIVKDTADSDLVIALTHIGVDQDVKLAEAVPEIDVIVGGHTHTNLPQPLKVGNTLIVQADAYSEYVGKLDLEVSGGNVVKYHGELMALGPDIKEDPQITAIIEEHQKVFGPEMRRPIGKAEIFLDGSKRSVRSDRTTNLGSILSYLMAEYAKTDVALINGGSIRESINEGPITLMDIYTVLPFSNIVVKMTLSGEELRSVLQRSVELEPGSGGKLQIHGIDYSVGNGAVKIASVGGKPFKPSSEYSVAISDFLAAGGDGYAVFKENGRNRFNYEKQVSELFIDFVQTGQPITAAGIEKLK; from the coding sequence ATGGAATTCTGCGCCTTTTTTCGCAGACCGGTTTGGTGTTTCTGGTTAATTGTCGTCTTTCTCGGATTGTTCGTAACTCAGGGATCCTTTGCCTCCGAGACTCTGAATCTTACCATTCTCCACATGAACGATCCGCACGCTCATTACGTCCCCAAGAAAGAGAAAGAAAGTGCAATGGGTGGGTTCGGAAAGGCGCTTACGGTGATGAACCAGGTGAGAGCGGCAAATGCAGAGCAGGGAAAAGAGACGCTCACGTTCATGGCAGGAGATCTCCTCACGGGAACACCGTTTTCAGCGGTCTTCAAAGGCTCTTTGGGCGTAGAGCTCATGAATGTCATGGGCTTCACCGCCATGGCTGTTGGAAATCATGAATTTGACTATGGGCAGGAAAACCTGATGAAAAACCTGCTCCCCAAAATGGGATTTCCGCTTCTCAGTGCAAATATAAGGACCTCAAAAGGTGACAGAGTGTTCGAAGCGTCCATCACAAAGAAATTTCCCAAATCCGACACTCGGGTAATCATATTCGGCCTCACGACCAAGGACACTCCTGTTACGACGCACCCGCGGAACGTGGAAGGTCTGATTTTTGAGGACCCCATTAAAGCGGCCAAAGAAATTGTCAAGGATACCGCGGATTCGGATCTCGTTATCGCTTTGACCCACATTGGCGTAGACCAAGACGTGAAGCTCGCTGAAGCCGTGCCCGAGATAGACGTAATCGTAGGAGGCCATACCCATACAAACTTGCCACAGCCCCTGAAGGTGGGGAACACTCTTATCGTGCAGGCAGACGCCTATTCGGAGTACGTCGGCAAACTAGACCTGGAAGTCTCAGGCGGAAACGTGGTGAAATATCACGGGGAATTAATGGCGCTTGGTCCGGATATCAAAGAAGATCCACAAATAACGGCCATTATTGAGGAACATCAGAAAGTCTTCGGACCGGAGATGCGGCGCCCAATAGGTAAGGCCGAAATATTCCTCGATGGAAGCAAGCGCAGCGTCAGGTCCGATCGCACGACGAACTTGGGCAGCATCCTTTCATACTTGATGGCTGAATACGCGAAGACGGATGTTGCACTCATCAATGGTGGCTCCATTCGGGAAAGCATCAACGAAGGACCGATCACCTTGATGGACATTTATACCGTGCTTCCGTTCTCCAACATTGTTGTAAAGATGACTCTTTCCGGCGAAGAACTCCGTTCGGTGCTCCAGAGAAGCGTCGAACTTGAGCCTGGGAGCGGCGGAAAGCTACAGATTCATGGCATTGACTATTCTGTTGGCAATGGAGCCGTGAAGATCGCTTCCGTAGGCGGCAAGCCGTTCAAACCAAGTTCCGAGTATTCCGTAGCGATAAGCGACTTCTTGGCAGCAGGCGGAGACGGATACGCCGTATTCAAAGAAAACGGCCGCAATCGTTTTAATTATGAAAAACAGGTTTCAGAACTCTTCATCGATTTCGTACAAACGGGACAGCCCATAACGGCAGCGGGAATCGAAAAATTGAAATAG
- a CDS encoding XTP/dITP diphosphatase produces the protein MTSDTHILIATRNKGKVKEIRDLVQGLPIEFRSMTDFPDLPDVEEDGVTFEENALKKARTLSRETGLITLADDSGLCVDALDGRPGVLSARYGGEDLSDEEKCRRLLHEMDGVPDELRTARFVCVMALVDPNGMERTFEGVCEGKIIHELRGSEGFGYDPIFLYEEAGQTFAEMDRTAKNRVSHRGKALKQVGDFLHHKYP, from the coding sequence ATGACGAGCGACACACACATTCTCATTGCGACTCGGAATAAGGGCAAGGTGAAAGAGATACGAGACCTGGTACAGGGTTTACCTATAGAATTCCGATCCATGACTGATTTTCCGGATCTCCCGGACGTTGAAGAGGACGGCGTTACATTCGAGGAGAATGCGCTGAAGAAGGCTCGAACTCTCTCTCGGGAAACAGGACTGATTACCCTGGCGGACGATTCGGGGCTCTGCGTCGATGCTCTGGACGGTCGGCCCGGGGTGCTTTCCGCTCGATACGGCGGGGAGGATTTGTCTGACGAGGAGAAATGCAGGCGTCTGCTCCATGAAATGGATGGAGTACCTGACGAGCTTCGCACGGCGCGCTTTGTGTGCGTCATGGCTCTTGTAGACCCGAACGGAATGGAACGCACCTTTGAAGGTGTTTGCGAGGGAAAGATTATCCATGAGCTTCGGGGATCTGAGGGGTTCGGGTACGATCCCATTTTCCTGTACGAGGAAGCAGGACAAACCTTTGCGGAAATGGACCGAACGGCAAAAAACAGAGTGAGCCATCGTGGAAAGGCATTGAAACAGGTTGGGGATTTCCTGCATCATAAATATCCGTGA
- a CDS encoding ribose-phosphate pyrophosphokinase, with protein sequence MRVGLKIFSGNSNLDLAHAITRYMGIPLGAAMVASFSDGEIQVEFRENVRGMDVFVLQSTCCPVNDNIMELLVMIDALKRASASRVTAVMPYYGYARQDRKVASRAPITAKLIADIITAAGADRVLTIDLHAGQIQGFFDIPVDHLYASPIMAEAIKTDLTTSECTVVSPDAGGVERARAFAKRLGSNLAIIDKRRSKPNESDVMHVIGDVSGRDAIILDDMVDTAGTLCKAAVALGHAGARNIYACATHAVLSGSAVDRINQSPIKKLYVTDTIPTHQKLAACSKLQTESIAPLLGEAISRIHREVSVSELFV encoded by the coding sequence ATGAGGGTAGGACTCAAGATCTTCTCAGGAAATTCGAATCTGGATCTGGCACACGCTATTACGAGATATATGGGTATCCCGCTCGGCGCAGCTATGGTCGCTTCGTTCAGCGATGGCGAAATTCAGGTGGAATTTCGTGAAAACGTCAGGGGAATGGATGTATTCGTCCTTCAATCCACCTGTTGCCCTGTAAACGATAATATCATGGAACTTCTGGTTATGATTGATGCTCTGAAAAGAGCTTCCGCCAGTCGAGTGACGGCAGTGATGCCCTATTACGGATATGCTCGGCAGGATAGGAAAGTAGCCAGTCGCGCACCCATCACCGCAAAACTCATTGCAGATATCATCACAGCCGCAGGTGCCGATCGCGTGCTCACCATCGATCTGCATGCAGGGCAGATCCAGGGATTCTTTGACATCCCCGTGGATCACCTCTATGCGAGCCCCATCATGGCAGAAGCCATTAAAACGGATCTTACCACCAGCGAATGCACTGTGGTGTCCCCTGATGCGGGCGGTGTGGAGCGCGCCCGGGCTTTTGCAAAGAGGCTGGGAAGCAACCTCGCGATCATAGACAAACGCCGGTCTAAGCCGAACGAGTCCGATGTCATGCACGTCATCGGCGATGTGAGCGGAAGAGACGCAATTATTCTCGACGACATGGTAGATACGGCAGGGACTCTCTGCAAAGCCGCCGTTGCTCTGGGACATGCAGGAGCACGGAACATCTACGCGTGTGCGACTCATGCTGTTCTGTCGGGAAGCGCGGTTGACCGGATCAATCAGTCCCCCATCAAGAAACTCTATGTTACGGATACAATACCGACTCATCAAAAATTGGCTGCTTGTTCCAAGTTGCAGACAGAATCCATAGCGCCTTTGCTTGGTGAAGCAATAAGCAGAATACACCGAGAGGTTTCGGTCTCGGAACTTTTCGTTTAA
- a CDS encoding 50S ribosomal protein L25 has protein sequence MNKVLIEVEKRTETGKGPARRLRAVGKIPATLYGRKSEPISLSLNEHEFRKIYERAGSTSLFDLQIKGDGKVFTRSALIKERQIRAFDGTILHLDFQEILMDEAIEMAIPVEFEGKPIGLEKGGDFLITTREIRVSCLPGNIPEAIVVDVSGLDLGHSIHVGEITLPEGVSAVVEAGVALASVTAPKKEEEPEEPEEEKAE, from the coding sequence ATGAACAAAGTTCTTATTGAGGTTGAAAAGCGAACGGAAACAGGAAAAGGACCGGCCCGAAGATTGCGGGCAGTCGGAAAAATACCTGCAACACTATATGGCAGGAAGTCCGAACCGATTAGCCTTTCATTAAATGAACATGAATTCAGGAAGATTTATGAACGCGCCGGGAGTACTTCTCTTTTCGATTTGCAGATAAAGGGAGACGGCAAAGTTTTCACCCGAAGCGCACTTATCAAGGAACGCCAGATTCGCGCGTTTGACGGGACAATTCTGCACCTGGATTTTCAGGAAATTCTCATGGACGAGGCCATTGAAATGGCTATCCCGGTGGAATTCGAGGGCAAACCCATTGGCTTGGAAAAAGGAGGCGACTTCCTTATTACCACGAGAGAAATCCGCGTATCCTGTTTGCCCGGCAATATCCCGGAAGCTATTGTCGTCGATGTCTCCGGTCTCGATTTAGGACACTCCATCCATGTCGGGGAAATTACCCTTCCTGAAGGTGTCAGCGCAGTGGTTGAAGCAGGAGTTGCTCTTGCCAGTGTAACCGCTCCAAAGAAAGAAGAAGAGCCTGAGGAGCCCGAAGAGGAAAAAGCCGAATAG
- the dinB gene encoding DNA polymerase IV: protein MQTERLILHIDADAFFASVEQALRPELKGLPVIVGASSRGVVSAASYEARRFGVRSAMPVTRARRLCPRGIFLAPNFSAYSLFSRQMFSIIREFSPLVEVTSVDEGYVDLSGTLRLHKAPPWEVAHRILLRIRGTLGINVSGGLASNRCWAKLAAGIAKPNGLLFLDSPNAFVLMQHLPVESIPGVGARAEAILKQAGIHTLSDLVSAGKQDVRALLGKWGERLVEMAQGGEGRPIEPDSDDMQKSYSKERTLEKDTISRKLIRSMARELGEKLAARLRSEGVGASTVTLKIRYSDFTDISKSLSRSHPMNTNGEILTTVDELLAKLLKKSARVRQVGVKLSGIGLPIFQENLFDAGSEVRIRRDRALDDIRSKFGFGSVMVSG, encoded by the coding sequence ATGCAGACAGAAAGGCTCATTCTCCACATCGATGCCGACGCGTTCTTTGCTTCGGTGGAACAAGCGCTGAGGCCTGAGTTAAAAGGGTTGCCGGTGATCGTGGGCGCATCTTCCCGAGGGGTGGTCTCAGCAGCATCGTACGAGGCCCGGAGATTCGGTGTGCGTTCTGCAATGCCGGTGACCCGAGCGAGAAGATTGTGTCCGCGCGGGATCTTTCTGGCGCCGAATTTTTCTGCGTATAGTCTTTTCTCCAGACAGATGTTTTCCATAATCAGGGAATTCTCTCCACTCGTCGAAGTCACCAGTGTGGATGAGGGATACGTGGATCTCTCGGGAACATTGCGATTACACAAAGCGCCTCCCTGGGAAGTCGCTCATCGTATTCTTCTCCGTATACGTGGAACGCTCGGAATTAATGTGTCCGGAGGTCTGGCTTCCAACAGATGTTGGGCAAAACTTGCCGCAGGTATCGCGAAACCGAACGGATTACTCTTTCTTGATTCACCCAATGCGTTCGTTCTCATGCAGCATCTCCCTGTGGAATCCATTCCTGGAGTGGGAGCACGCGCTGAAGCGATTCTCAAGCAGGCGGGAATTCATACATTGAGCGACCTTGTGTCGGCAGGGAAACAGGATGTTCGTGCTCTCCTGGGGAAATGGGGCGAACGATTGGTCGAAATGGCTCAGGGCGGAGAGGGCAGGCCCATCGAGCCGGATTCGGACGACATGCAGAAATCCTATTCCAAGGAGCGCACTCTCGAGAAGGACACCATCAGCCGCAAACTTATAAGATCCATGGCCCGGGAGCTGGGAGAAAAACTGGCAGCACGACTGAGATCTGAAGGAGTAGGGGCGTCTACTGTTACCCTGAAGATCAGGTACTCGGATTTTACGGACATCAGCAAAAGTCTCAGCAGAAGTCACCCCATGAACACGAATGGTGAAATCCTCACAACTGTAGATGAACTACTGGCAAAACTTTTGAAGAAAAGTGCGAGAGTACGTCAGGTCGGAGTCAAGCTTTCAGGTATCGGTTTGCCGATTTTTCAGGAAAACCTGTTCGATGCTGGAAGTGAAGTTCGTATCCGCAGAGACCGTGCTTTGGACGATATCCGCAGCAAATTCGGATTCGGATCGGTAATGGTATCCGGGTGA